The following proteins come from a genomic window of Nitrospirota bacterium:
- the queC gene encoding 7-cyano-7-deazaguanine synthase QueC: MRGTGKGKRAVVLLSGGIDSTTTLYIAKALGFDLYAMTFDYGQRHSIELRMARLSAEKLEVKKHLVLDIDLRQIGGSALTSEMEVPKRVQGEVFKEDSGSNCKFPTPDSSNIPVTYVPARNTIFLSLALAWAEVTGSADIFIGANAIDYSGYPDCRPEFLHAFEKMANLATKASVEGNMKFKIHAPLIDMTKAGIIRKGAELGVDHSLAWSCYDPEIKNGKYLPCLRCDSCVLRIKGFKDAGISDPLSDA; encoded by the coding sequence ATGAGAGGGACAGGTAAAGGGAAACGGGCTGTAGTTCTTTTGAGCGGCGGCATTGATTCTACGACAACATTGTATATTGCAAAGGCCCTTGGGTTTGACCTTTATGCCATGACATTTGATTACGGCCAGCGGCACAGCATAGAACTTCGTATGGCCCGTTTATCCGCCGAGAAGCTGGAAGTCAAAAAACATCTTGTCCTTGATATCGACCTTAGGCAGATAGGCGGGTCAGCCCTTACGTCTGAAATGGAAGTGCCGAAGAGAGTTCAGGGTGAAGTCTTTAAAGAAGATTCGGGATCAAATTGCAAATTCCCAACTCCTGATTCCTCAAATATCCCTGTTACTTATGTTCCCGCAAGAAATACGATATTTTTATCATTAGCGCTTGCCTGGGCCGAAGTTACAGGTTCCGCAGATATTTTTATAGGCGCCAATGCAATTGATTATAGCGGATATCCTGACTGCAGGCCGGAGTTTCTCCATGCTTTTGAGAAGATGGCAAACCTTGCTACCAAGGCTTCAGTTGAGGGAAATATGAAATTTAAAATTCATGCTCCGCTTATAGATATGACTAAAGCTGGGATCATAAGAAAAGGCGCTGAACTTGGCGTGGATCATTCTCTTGCATGGAGCTGTTATGACCCTGAAATAAAGAACGGTAAATATTTGCCGTGTTTGAGATGCGACAGCTGTGTCCTGAGAATTAAGGGTTTTAAAGATGCTGGAATAAGTGATCCTTTATCAGATGCCTGA
- a CDS encoding alcohol dehydrogenase catalytic domain-containing protein, with the protein MKALVYNEHLVLRTDYPRPASDEALIRVTYAGICNTDIEITKGYMGFSGVLGHEFAGVVEETDDKELINKRVVGEINLNCGRCSYCLNGMQSHCPNRSVLGILNRDGVFAGYVTLPLKNIHVIPDNVPDEEAVFVEPLAAAFEITRQVKIRQSDNVCILGDGKLGLLTAQVISLSGCNLTVVGKHDNKLAILGGMGIETLILSEFDKKGFDIVIDATGSPSGLKTALDIVRPGGMIVLKTTTAEACSLNINSIVVNEVTLVGSRCGPFDKAIWALASKKINVLPLISRVFSLDDGIEAFEYASGRDALKVILKI; encoded by the coding sequence ATGAAAGCGCTGGTCTATAATGAACATCTTGTTTTGAGAACGGACTACCCCCGGCCTGCAAGCGATGAAGCGCTGATCCGGGTCACTTACGCCGGCATCTGCAATACTGACATTGAGATCACTAAAGGTTATATGGGATTCAGCGGTGTGTTAGGCCATGAGTTTGCAGGGGTTGTCGAAGAGACAGATGACAAAGAACTTATAAACAAAAGGGTGGTAGGCGAGATAAACCTTAACTGCGGACGATGTTCATATTGTTTGAACGGCATGCAGAGCCATTGCCCGAACCGCTCAGTGCTCGGCATACTCAACAGGGATGGTGTATTTGCCGGGTATGTAACATTACCGCTAAAGAACATACATGTTATCCCTGATAATGTGCCTGACGAAGAAGCGGTCTTTGTTGAGCCGCTTGCGGCAGCATTTGAAATAACCAGGCAGGTTAAGATCAGGCAGAGTGATAATGTATGTATTCTCGGTGACGGGAAGCTCGGGCTTCTTACGGCTCAGGTTATCTCTCTTTCAGGCTGCAACCTTACTGTTGTCGGAAAGCATGACAATAAACTTGCCATACTCGGCGGCATGGGGATAGAGACATTGATTTTGTCTGAATTTGATAAAAAGGGTTTTGATATAGTTATTGACGCCACCGGCTCTCCATCAGGCCTCAAGACAGCATTGGATATCGTCAGGCCAGGGGGTATGATTGTGTTGAAGACAACCACAGCTGAAGCATGCAGTTTAAATATTAACAGCATTGTGGTCAATGAGGTCACGCTTGTCGGGTCAAGGTGCGGGCCGTTTGATAAGGCGATCTGGGCGCTTGCTTCAAAAAAAATAAATGTCCTACCGCTCATCAGCAGGGTTTTTTCATTAGATGACGGCATTGAGGCTTTTGAGTATGCTTCAGGCAGGGATGCGCTAAAGGTGATACTTAAGATATGA
- a CDS encoding competence/damage-inducible protein A codes for MNDNGINTAGIIIIGNEILSGKVQDVNSYYLTAELRALGVDVRRISVIPDELDAIGKEARDFSAAFDFVFTTGGVGPTHDDITMEGIAQGFGVKLVCSPLISNILSSLYDSMNDAVLKMAYIPDGSEILFNEKMRFPVVNFKNIYIFPGIPGYLKNKFPLIKERFSSSSIYLKKIFLKTRESDVAAVLSEFDSPVKGISIGSYPILERDDFNLIVTVESRSMESLERTMRKLIEGLPAMSIIRIE; via the coding sequence ATGAATGATAACGGCATAAATACAGCAGGTATTATCATTATCGGCAATGAGATACTCTCCGGCAAGGTGCAGGATGTAAATTCTTACTATCTTACCGCTGAACTCAGGGCCTTAGGCGTTGATGTCAGGCGCATATCAGTAATACCCGATGAACTTGATGCCATAGGAAAGGAGGCAAGGGATTTCTCCGCTGCATTCGACTTTGTATTCACAACCGGCGGAGTCGGCCCCACGCATGACGATATCACAATGGAAGGTATTGCGCAGGGTTTTGGTGTCAAGCTCGTGTGCAGCCCCTTGATCAGCAATATCTTATCATCGTTGTATGACTCCATGAACGATGCAGTGCTGAAGATGGCCTATATACCTGACGGCTCTGAGATCTTATTTAATGAGAAGATGAGGTTTCCCGTAGTTAATTTCAAGAACATATATATCTTTCCCGGGATCCCGGGCTATCTGAAAAACAAGTTTCCCCTTATCAAAGAGAGGTTCTCATCATCATCCATATACCTGAAAAAAATATTTTTAAAGACACGCGAGTCTGATGTCGCCGCAGTTTTGAGCGAATTCGATTCTCCGGTTAAGGGCATCAGCATAGGCTCTTACCCTATACTTGAACGCGATGATTTTAATCTTATTGTTACAGTCGAATCCAGGTCCATGGAATCACTGGAACGCACAATGAGAAAACTTATTGAAGGACTGCCTGCGATGAGCATTATAAGAATAGAATGA
- a CDS encoding class I SAM-dependent methyltransferase → MDELSKEYVISFYCNSLRMHGDTPAAVKWTGPGQRLRFESLLHLNADICGRKILDYGCGKGDFYQFLKEKGIAVDYAGFDINDEMVSLARRKFPQCRFEVFDIERDSLNEDFDYIFLCGVFNLKLEGIYDTVKNVLSKLFKHCRRALIFNALSSHEPRKDFELHYISPEDIYDFAAVNISPHVALRHNKGLYDFNLFIYKQDKH, encoded by the coding sequence ATGGATGAGCTTTCAAAAGAATATGTGATCTCATTTTACTGCAACTCACTCCGGATGCACGGTGACACACCGGCAGCTGTAAAATGGACCGGCCCCGGCCAGCGCCTCCGTTTTGAATCCCTTCTCCATCTCAATGCTGATATATGCGGCAGAAAGATACTTGATTACGGGTGCGGCAAAGGAGACTTTTACCAATTTCTTAAGGAGAAGGGGATAGCTGTTGATTATGCCGGATTTGATATTAATGATGAGATGGTCTCTTTAGCCAGAAGAAAGTTTCCTCAATGCAGGTTCGAGGTTTTTGATATAGAGCGGGATTCACTGAATGAGGATTTTGATTATATTTTTCTGTGCGGTGTCTTTAACCTGAAGTTGGAAGGCATTTATGATACTGTAAAGAATGTGCTGTCAAAGCTTTTTAAACACTGCCGTCGCGCCCTGATCTTCAACGCGCTTTCTTCGCATGAACCGAGAAAGGACTTCGAGCTTCACTATATCTCGCCGGAGGATATTTATGATTTTGCGGCAGTTAATATCTCGCCTCACGTCGCTCTCCGACATAATAAGGGCTTGTATGACTTTAACCTTTTTATCTATAAGCAGGATAAGCATTAA
- a CDS encoding PAS domain S-box protein, which yields MLLSIVAVVSLPIFTELYVYPAFSRYQMKETEEHALHISNHIAGMFGIDNLPIDYASSDFVNEINNARKNFNLFKIKVFTPDGRLVYSTENGEIGDINEHPYFYDIVLKGNIYSKEAEKDTKSLDGNIIPIDVFETYIPVIKDGKVAIIFETYLDNSASKAAFNKIISDISKAMSIVSLLLFGAVMFSSFKARRSMKERESAVKELMKYRDNLEIEVKERTAKLEDEKAKTEGILAGMGEAVSMQNLDFKVLYQNKAHIDLVGYHFGEYCYKAYQKKDKVCETCHLAMAFKDGRIHTAKQSRVTDNGEIHYEIVASPLKDSSGKIIAGIEMVREVTENVQRERMLSEQASIALLRADIGIALTYGGTLKEILQRCCESAATRLDVAFARIWSLNREDNLLELQASAGMYTHLDGEHSRIPVGKFKIGMIAKEKLPHITNNVIGDSGLNDQKWAKREGIRAFAGYPLIVGEDVVGVLGVFSRNMISDTVVEALGSISSKIALGIDRKLAVLELTRSENDLRNLFESVNDAVFVLDMNGNFIDANTAAYKRLGYTKDEMLSMHISELDTPEFAAKVPERFEQIAKHGKAIFESAHLRKDGTVMPVEVNSVLTIFKGREVLLSTIRDITQRKQIENELFRSRVEWEETFNNITDMITIHDHDFNIIQANKAALDMLNLPDSVPGKQLKCYQYYHGTSFPPEKCVSCECLTTGKPATFEMYEPAFDKHVEVRAMPRFDLKGEIIGVSHIVRDISYRKSAEKALENAHDLLEERVSERTRALQRTNEQLLSEISERLQLQRKLQESERRYRRFFEDSPTSLWEIDFSGIKTYIEKLKEAGVTDFRNYFYNRPDEVMRCAALIKVTDVNITTLEIYKARSKKDFLANLDKVFCEETFDLFRHEFIAVAEENFELETEGITRNLNGEKIHISIKWSVQSGAEKTLSKILVSVVDITERKKAEEALIENEKRLRAITDSTTDLIWEGDTRYNVLNWFGNIDAILGYDPGEFPRTISGHMESIHPKDRDKVAESIETAIRTQKDIFAQYSIKCKDGTYRVWEERGRAVGFEDGKAVKWVGSITDITEKVRMEEQQKFMQAKLLHTNKMTALGTLVSGVAHEINNPNAFIMTNAELLSMIWKDVNSLLSVHYKKDKDLSLGGLPYSELRNAMPQLLKGISEGSGRIKSIIDNLKNFSRPDKTNLDEDVDINEAIRNSLLILGQQITKYTIHFSTHYMKNLPLIKGNRQNFEQVIINLLSNALQALPDKECGVRVSTLHNKKDNLIVVTIKDEGAGIPAEIMDRITEPFFTTKIDTGGTGLGLYISYAIINDHKGSMKFESVEGKGTTVSIYLPTSHL from the coding sequence ATGTTGTTATCAATAGTGGCTGTAGTATCTTTGCCGATATTTACTGAACTTTACGTCTATCCTGCTTTTTCCAGATATCAGATGAAGGAAACAGAGGAGCATGCGTTACACATCTCAAATCACATTGCAGGGATGTTCGGTATTGATAATTTGCCCATTGACTATGCTTCATCTGATTTTGTCAATGAGATAAATAATGCCAGGAAGAATTTCAACCTTTTTAAAATAAAAGTCTTTACCCCCGACGGCAGGCTTGTATACTCCACTGAAAATGGCGAGATAGGCGATATCAATGAACACCCATACTTTTACGATATCGTTCTTAAAGGCAATATTTATTCAAAAGAGGCGGAGAAAGACACAAAATCCCTTGACGGCAATATCATACCTATCGATGTTTTTGAAACTTATATTCCTGTAATTAAAGATGGAAAGGTTGCGATCATTTTTGAGACCTATCTTGATAATTCCGCAAGCAAGGCAGCCTTTAACAAGATCATATCAGATATATCGAAAGCCATGTCAATTGTGTCATTGCTTCTTTTTGGCGCAGTAATGTTCAGTTCTTTCAAGGCAAGAAGGAGCATGAAAGAACGTGAGAGCGCGGTAAAAGAGCTTATGAAATACCGTGACAATCTTGAGATTGAGGTGAAAGAGCGAACAGCAAAGCTTGAGGATGAAAAGGCCAAGACAGAAGGTATTCTCGCCGGAATGGGTGAAGCTGTAAGCATGCAGAACCTTGATTTCAAGGTATTGTACCAGAACAAGGCGCATATTGATCTTGTCGGTTACCATTTCGGCGAATATTGTTACAAGGCATATCAGAAGAAGGATAAGGTCTGTGAAACCTGCCATCTCGCAATGGCTTTTAAGGACGGCAGGATCCATACTGCGAAACAATCCAGAGTAACCGATAACGGTGAGATACACTATGAAATAGTGGCATCTCCATTGAAGGATTCATCCGGGAAAATAATAGCAGGCATTGAGATGGTCAGAGAGGTCACTGAAAATGTTCAGAGAGAAAGGATGCTTTCAGAACAGGCCTCAATCGCGCTGTTGCGGGCGGATATCGGAATTGCCCTTACTTATGGAGGCACTCTTAAGGAGATTCTTCAGAGATGCTGCGAATCAGCAGCTACCCGCCTGGATGTGGCTTTTGCCAGGATATGGTCTCTTAACAGGGAGGATAATCTCCTTGAACTTCAGGCAAGCGCCGGGATGTACACACATCTTGACGGAGAACACAGCCGAATCCCTGTCGGTAAATTTAAGATCGGCATGATAGCTAAGGAGAAATTACCGCATATAACCAATAATGTTATCGGGGACTCCGGTCTCAATGACCAGAAATGGGCAAAGCGTGAGGGCATAAGAGCCTTTGCAGGCTATCCGCTTATTGTTGGTGAAGATGTGGTCGGGGTTCTGGGAGTTTTTTCGCGTAACATGATCTCTGACACCGTTGTTGAAGCGCTTGGATCCATATCAAGCAAGATAGCTTTAGGCATTGACCGCAAGCTGGCAGTTTTAGAATTGACCAGATCTGAAAATGATCTCAGAAACCTGTTTGAATCTGTCAATGACGCCGTCTTTGTACTTGATATGAATGGGAACTTCATTGATGCCAATACAGCCGCATATAAGCGGCTGGGTTATACCAAGGATGAGATGCTTTCGATGCATATCTCAGAACTTGACACGCCCGAGTTTGCCGCGAAGGTGCCGGAACGGTTTGAGCAGATCGCTAAACATGGCAAGGCCATATTTGAGTCTGCCCACCTGAGAAAGGACGGCACAGTTATGCCTGTTGAGGTGAATTCGGTACTGACCATTTTTAAAGGCAGAGAGGTATTGCTTAGCACTATCCGTGACATAACTCAAAGAAAACAGATTGAGAATGAACTGTTTCGGTCAAGAGTGGAGTGGGAGGAGACTTTCAATAACATAACCGACATGATCACTATCCATGACCATGATTTTAATATAATCCAGGCGAACAAGGCTGCGCTTGATATGCTGAATTTGCCGGATTCAGTACCGGGTAAACAGCTTAAATGTTATCAATATTATCATGGCACATCATTTCCGCCTGAAAAATGCGTGAGCTGTGAATGTCTCACTACCGGCAAACCTGCTACTTTTGAGATGTATGAGCCGGCTTTTGATAAGCATGTTGAGGTCAGGGCTATGCCCAGGTTTGACCTTAAAGGAGAGATTATCGGGGTTTCTCATATTGTCAGGGATATTTCTTACCGTAAGTCTGCCGAGAAAGCGCTTGAAAATGCGCATGATCTGCTGGAAGAGAGGGTCAGTGAAAGGACCAGGGCGCTTCAGAGAACCAACGAGCAGTTATTGAGCGAGATAAGCGAGCGCCTGCAGCTTCAGCGTAAACTTCAGGAGAGCGAAAGGCGCTACAGGAGGTTTTTTGAGGATTCACCGACATCTCTTTGGGAAATAGATTTTTCCGGAATAAAAACATATATTGAAAAATTAAAGGAGGCCGGTGTAACTGATTTCAGGAATTACTTTTACAACCGCCCCGATGAGGTCATGCGCTGCGCGGCGTTGATCAAGGTTACTGATGTAAACATAACAACGCTTGAAATTTATAAAGCAAGAAGCAAAAAAGACTTCCTGGCAAATCTGGACAAGGTTTTCTGTGAGGAAACATTTGATCTTTTCAGGCATGAATTTATCGCTGTTGCTGAAGAGAACTTTGAACTTGAGACTGAAGGGATAACGCGGAATTTAAACGGCGAGAAGATCCATATATCGATTAAGTGGTCTGTGCAGTCAGGCGCTGAAAAGACGCTTTCCAAGATTCTCGTATCAGTTGTTGACATAACAGAAAGGAAAAAGGCTGAAGAGGCGCTTATCGAGAATGAAAAACGGCTGCGCGCAATTACAGATTCAACAACAGACCTGATATGGGAAGGAGATACAAGATATAATGTATTGAACTGGTTCGGCAATATCGATGCCATTCTGGGATATGACCCGGGAGAGTTTCCGCGCACTATTTCAGGACATATGGAGAGCATCCATCCAAAAGACCGCGACAAGGTTGCCGAATCAATTGAAACAGCAATAAGAACACAGAAAGACATTTTTGCCCAATACAGCATCAAATGCAAGGATGGGACTTATCGTGTCTGGGAAGAGAGAGGCAGGGCTGTTGGTTTTGAAGACGGCAAGGCTGTTAAATGGGTCGGTTCAATAACCGATATTACCGAAAAAGTCCGTATGGAAGAGCAGCAAAAATTTATGCAGGCGAAACTGCTTCATACCAACAAGATGACCGCGCTCGGCACGCTTGTTTCCGGAGTTGCTCATGAGATAAATAATCCTAACGCCTTTATAATGACAAATGCTGAACTGCTGTCCATGATCTGGAAAGATGTCAACAGCCTGCTTTCTGTACATTATAAAAAAGACAAAGACCTCTCTCTTGGAGGCCTTCCTTATTCCGAGCTTCGAAATGCGATGCCTCAGCTGCTTAAAGGCATCAGTGAGGGATCCGGCAGGATAAAGTCGATAATTGACAACCTTAAAAACTTTTCAAGGCCTGATAAAACAAATCTTGATGAAGATGTCGATATAAATGAGGCTATCAGAAACTCGTTATTGATACTCGGCCAGCAGATAACGAAATATACCATTCATTTCAGCACACACTACATGAAAAATCTACCGTTGATAAAGGGCAACAGGCAGAATTTTGAACAGGTGATTATAAACCTTCTCTCCAACGCCCTCCAGGCTTTACCGGACAAGGAATGCGGTGTGCGCGTATCCACGCTTCATAATAAAAAGGATAATTTGATCGTCGTAACGATAAAGGACGAGGGCGCAGGCATACCGGCTGAAATAATGGACCGTATCACTGAACCGTTCTTCACAACAAAGATCGACACCGGCGGCACCGGGCTCGGCCTGTATATTTCGTATGCTATTATTAATGATCATAAAGGAAGCATGAAGTTTGAATCCGTCGAAGGGAAGGGGACGACTGTCAGCATTTATCTCCCTACAAGCCACTTATGA
- a CDS encoding sigma-54-dependent Fis family transcriptional regulator: MNTEKPKVLLVDDEPQILLSHSLLLRTAGIETVTLKDSREVMPMLEKEKISVIVLDLSMPHLSGTELLSRIRYDFPHISVIIMTATNEIEKAVECIRLGAMDYLVKPVEKSRFFSSINRAVELYNLRNEISSLSKRVLTDELEDEDAFSGIITKNKKMRSIFNYIEAIARSRKAVCIAGETGVGKELFAMAVHNVSRVKGPFIAVNVAGLDDTMFSDTLFGHKKGAYTGADKERKGLIVKASDGTILLDEIGDLNELSQVKLLRLLEEGTYYPLGSDIPEKSNARIIASTNKDIGHETVSGKFRKDLYYRLSAHLIHIPPLRERIEDIPMLLGHFLRDASESLHKKVPSVPTELVSLLSNYYYPGNIRELQAMVFDAVSQHGTGKLFMDSFRDHLKNNAELSRNELSIPLDISKSAIEISGPFPTLQDVNDFLVSEALKRSSGNQGVAASLLGITRQALNKRLIRKKKPS, from the coding sequence ATGAATACAGAAAAACCTAAAGTACTTTTGGTGGACGATGAGCCGCAGATACTTCTGAGCCACAGCCTTTTGCTGCGCACAGCCGGCATTGAAACTGTTACTCTCAAGGACAGCCGGGAGGTTATGCCCATGCTTGAAAAAGAGAAAATATCTGTTATAGTGCTCGACCTTTCGATGCCGCATTTATCCGGCACGGAGCTGCTGTCCAGGATCAGATATGATTTTCCTCATATCTCCGTTATCATTATGACCGCGACCAATGAGATTGAAAAGGCGGTTGAGTGTATACGATTAGGCGCGATGGATTATCTTGTGAAGCCTGTTGAAAAGAGCCGTTTCTTCTCGAGCATCAACAGGGCTGTTGAACTATACAATCTGCGCAATGAGATATCTTCTCTGAGCAAGCGCGTGCTGACGGATGAACTTGAAGATGAGGATGCTTTTTCCGGGATCATCACAAAGAACAAAAAAATGAGATCGATCTTTAATTACATTGAAGCCATTGCCAGATCCAGAAAAGCCGTATGTATAGCAGGTGAGACCGGAGTTGGAAAAGAACTGTTTGCAATGGCTGTACATAATGTCAGCAGGGTTAAAGGCCCTTTTATCGCAGTGAATGTCGCCGGGCTTGATGATACGATGTTTTCCGATACGTTGTTCGGACACAAAAAAGGAGCATACACCGGCGCTGACAAAGAAAGAAAAGGGCTTATCGTCAAGGCCTCAGACGGGACGATACTGCTTGATGAAATAGGCGATCTCAACGAACTGTCGCAGGTAAAGCTCCTGCGCCTTCTTGAAGAGGGTACATATTATCCTCTCGGTTCTGATATTCCCGAGAAAAGCAACGCGCGCATTATTGCATCTACAAACAAGGACATCGGACATGAAACCGTCAGCGGAAAGTTCCGCAAAGATCTTTATTACAGGCTAAGCGCTCACCTTATACATATCCCGCCGCTCCGTGAGCGCATTGAAGATATACCGATGCTGCTCGGCCATTTTTTAAGGGATGCCTCAGAATCTTTGCACAAGAAGGTGCCTTCAGTCCCGACAGAGCTTGTTTCTCTGCTGTCAAATTATTATTATCCCGGCAATATACGAGAGCTGCAGGCCATGGTCTTTGACGCTGTGTCGCAGCATGGGACCGGAAAACTCTTTATGGACAGTTTTAGGGATCACCTGAAGAACAATGCCGAGCTTTCAAGAAATGAATTATCTATCCCGTTAGACATATCCAAATCCGCAATTGAAATATCCGGGCCTTTCCCGACCCTCCAGGATGTAAATGATTTTCTTGTCTCAGAGGCGCTGAAACGCTCAAGCGGGAATCAGGGAGTCGCCGCGTCTCTTCTGGGCATAACCCGTCAGGCACTTAATAAACGCCTTATCAGAAAGAAAAAGCCGTCATGA
- the rpoD gene encoding RNA polymerase sigma factor RpoD codes for MGNQFGELDVIEGEYDDVVENDNDADLFFEEPKEIITRDEQTTDNPIEIYLKEMGAFPLLTRKGEVDVAKRAEAGKEKIFKVIFATPFAAGRVLASAKELKKNDILITDILAGCEDLPKSKEKMAVELFLKNVRSIERLNSRRIILFNELHNKKTKSVETRLIRSKLDESKNTIIRKLSELNFNNTFTEKIVQDFRAFAERYNEISGKEKADKDDKKKLLEIEFSLGMNKAGIMNALISIDEGEAEVSKANNILVEANLRLVVSIAKKYICKGLNLSDLMQEGNIGLMKAVTRFDYKRGYKFSTYATWWIRQAITRALADQSRTIRIPVHMIESMNKLSRVSKNLVQELGREPHAEELAKAMDLPLGKIRTILKICKEPVSLETPMGKEEDSLLGDFIEDKASHSPLELVLNDELKVQMRKALNTLSFREAEILKKRFGLESDGSLTLEEVGEAFNVTRERIRQIEVSALKKLRHPGRNKYLSGFINEVFTERFNQMEGSMI; via the coding sequence ATGGGAAATCAGTTTGGGGAACTCGATGTTATTGAGGGTGAGTATGATGATGTCGTTGAGAACGATAATGACGCGGATCTCTTTTTTGAAGAACCTAAAGAGATCATAACCAGGGATGAACAGACAACAGACAATCCGATCGAGATATACCTTAAAGAGATGGGCGCTTTCCCTTTACTTACAAGGAAGGGTGAGGTTGATGTTGCAAAGAGAGCTGAGGCCGGAAAGGAGAAGATATTTAAGGTGATATTCGCAACACCCTTTGCGGCCGGAAGGGTCTTGGCCTCTGCCAAGGAACTCAAAAAGAACGATATATTGATCACTGATATACTTGCCGGCTGTGAAGACCTCCCGAAGTCAAAAGAGAAGATGGCTGTCGAACTTTTCCTTAAAAATGTAAGGTCTATCGAAAGGCTTAACAGCAGAAGAATTATTCTTTTCAATGAACTTCATAATAAAAAGACTAAATCGGTTGAGACCAGATTAATAAGATCTAAACTTGACGAGTCAAAAAACACAATAATAAGAAAATTGTCAGAGCTGAACTTTAATAATACCTTTACTGAAAAGATAGTTCAGGATTTCAGGGCATTTGCAGAGAGGTATAATGAGATATCCGGCAAGGAGAAGGCTGATAAAGATGATAAGAAAAAGCTTCTTGAAATCGAGTTCAGTCTTGGAATGAATAAGGCCGGGATCATGAACGCCCTTATTTCCATAGACGAGGGGGAGGCTGAGGTCAGTAAGGCAAACAACATTCTGGTTGAGGCAAATTTGAGGCTTGTTGTAAGCATAGCCAAAAAATATATCTGTAAGGGGCTCAATCTTTCCGACCTGATGCAGGAAGGGAACATTGGACTGATGAAGGCTGTAACCAGGTTCGACTATAAGAGAGGCTATAAGTTCAGCACATATGCCACCTGGTGGATCAGGCAGGCTATAACAAGGGCGCTCGCTGATCAGTCAAGGACTATCAGAATCCCCGTACATATGATAGAGTCCATGAACAAACTCTCAAGGGTTTCAAAAAACCTTGTGCAGGAACTCGGCAGGGAGCCGCATGCTGAAGAGCTTGCCAAGGCAATGGACCTTCCTCTGGGCAAAATAAGGACGATATTAAAGATCTGCAAGGAACCTGTTTCACTTGAAACGCCGATGGGCAAGGAAGAAGACAGCCTTTTAGGTGATTTTATAGAAGATAAGGCATCCCACTCACCTCTGGAGCTGGTGCTTAATGATGAGTTGAAAGTTCAGATGAGAAAGGCCCTTAATACACTTTCCTTCAGAGAGGCAGAGATACTCAAGAAGCGTTTCGGATTGGAAAGCGATGGTTCATTAACCCTTGAGGAAGTTGGAGAGGCATTTAATGTTACACGGGAACGGATAAGACAGATCGAGGTATCAGCCTTGAAAAAGCTCAGGCATCCTGGCAGAAACAAATATCTCAGCGGTTTTATCAATGAGGTATTCACTGAAAGATTCAATCAAATGGAAGGAAGCATGATATAG
- a CDS encoding ABC transporter permease: protein MNIKRAYRVFQRNFTVYTKRYKSSLVLNFFEPIIYLAALGLGLGAYVNEIKGVPYINYLAPGLIASSSMFAATFECTYGTYIRMTFQKTFDAILVTPVNIADLVLGELLWGAAKGTFYGIIIMTVLSFMGLLGSALIVTTIPAIFISSLIFAEIAIIVTSIVPGIDSFNYFNTLFMTPMFLFSGIFFPIDNMPAFVSKVAFFSPLYHLVNICRSFSSGEISPAILDMAWLTALALILLPYPFRLLRKRIIK, encoded by the coding sequence ATGAATATAAAAAGGGCATACAGGGTATTTCAGAGGAACTTCACTGTCTATACAAAGCGGTACAAATCCAGCCTAGTGCTTAATTTCTTTGAGCCCATCATCTATCTTGCGGCACTGGGATTAGGGCTTGGCGCTTATGTCAATGAGATAAAGGGAGTCCCCTATATAAACTACCTTGCCCCCGGCCTGATAGCATCGTCATCAATGTTCGCCGCTACATTCGAATGCACATACGGCACATATATCAGGATGACCTTTCAAAAAACATTTGACGCCATACTTGTGACGCCTGTAAATATCGCTGACCTTGTCCTGGGCGAACTCTTATGGGGAGCTGCAAAAGGAACATTCTACGGCATCATCATAATGACTGTACTCTCTTTCATGGGCCTGCTCGGCTCAGCATTGATAGTAACAACTATTCCGGCCATCTTTATCAGCAGCCTGATATTCGCGGAGATAGCTATAATAGTTACATCTATCGTGCCGGGCATAGATTCATTCAATTATTTCAACACTCTGTTTATGACGCCGATGTTTCTCTTCTCAGGGATATTCTTCCCCATAGACAACATGCCTGCATTTGTCTCGAAGGTTGCATTCTTTTCGCCGTTATATCATCTGGTAAACATATGCCGATCTTTTTCATCAGGCGAGATATCTCCGGCCATTCTTGATATGGCGTGGCTTACTGCCCTTGCATTGATACTTCTGCCCTACCCTTTCAGGCTTTTGCGCAAGAGGATAATTAAATAA